GGGGACGCCCCGCGGGACTGAGCGGGGACGGGGGGAGGATGAGATCCCTGTTGTGGGCGTGCACCGCCCTTGCGGTGTCCTGCACGGTGACGACGGCGGGCGAACGGGCGAAGCCCGACCTGCGCACCTTCCCCGAGGAACTCGAGAAGTTCCTGCTGCGGCAGCTGCAGCTCGAAGGACTCGACGGCGCATCGGCGGTCCGGGCCCTGCCGGCCGCGAGAACCGAAGGCACGATCGCCGGCGCCGGCCTCGCCGAGGTCCCGAGCGCCGAGATCGCCCTCGACCTCACGCTGGCGACGCAGGGGGCCTTCGACCGGCAGGCCGTCGTCCTCGGCCGTCCCGGGACCCCGGTCTGTGTCGTGGAGATCGAGGACCACCGGCTCCGCTCGCTGCGCTCGTTCGACGGCGGCGCGACGTTCGCGCCCGCCGTCGACGTCTCCGGCGGCGCGGGGGCCGGCGCCGTGGTCGAGCTCGCCGCCGCCCTCGCGTCGGACGGAAAGGTCTACGCGGCGTGGAGCTTCGCGGACCCGGCGGGCGATCGCGGGCTGCGCTTCGCGCGCTCGAGCGACGGCTGCCAGTCGTGGAGCTCCCCGACCGAGCTCGTGGCGGGCGGCTCCGCGGCGCTGGGAGTGACGCTGCCCGCCGTGGCGACCGGCGCGTCGGGGCGCGTCGCCGTCGCGTTCGTCGGGAGGAACGGCTTCGCGGCGTACGTCGCCGCGTCCGCGGACTCCGGGGCGACGTGGAGCGGTCCCGTCCGTGTCGACGCCGGCTCGGGAGCGTCCTCGTACGCCGTCACCGGAATCGACGTCGCGATCGACGCGGCGTCCCACCGGATCCTCGCCGCCTTCGCCCAGAACCGTGGGACCACGTCGTCGATCTGGCAGACGCGGTCGACGGACGGCGGCGCGACCTTCGCGGCCGAGCAGAACCTCGACGCGATCACCGCGAACAAGGCGGGCTCGGACCTGCCGAACGTGGAGGTCGTCGCGAACGGGGTCGTGTTGATCGCGTACTGGGACGACATCGGCAACAACAGCGTCTTCGTCGCGCGCAGTGAGGACGGCGGCGGGACCTATTCGGCCGCCTGGGACGACCCCGCGGGTTCCTCCGCGCGCAAACCCCCCCTCGTCCTGGCGTACGATCCCGCCGCCTCCACCATCCAGCTGGCGTTCGCCTACAACAATTCCCTCTGGCACACCCGCTCCACCGACGACGGGGCGACCTTCGACGTCCTGGCGGTCCTGAGCTCCACGGCCGACGCCGATCCTCGCGGCTCTCGCCCGGCCCCGCCGCCGGCGATCGCGCGCACGGAGAGCGGGACGTGGGTCCTCGCCTGGTCCGACACCCGTTCCGACGCCTACGCCGACACCCGCAGCGACGTCTACGTGCGTCGATCGACGGACGGCGGCGCGACGTGGCAGGCGGATCTTCGCGCGGACACCGACGCGGCCGGCGCCGCCGGCTCGCAGCTGTCCGGCGTGGCGGCGACCGGCGGCGACGCCTTCTTCGCCGGCTGGATCGATCGCAGGAACGGGTCGGGGCGCGACGAGGACCTCTACGCCAACCGCTGGGCCGGAGCGTTCGGGAGCGACTACCGGATCGACACGGACGCCGCCACCGCCTCCGCGGCGGTGCTGGGGGACCCTGTGGTCGCGACCGACGGCGCCAACGGGGTCTACGTCGCCTTCACCGCGAAGGGGAACGGCCACGAATACGACGTCTGGGTCGCGCGCAGCAACGACGGGGGGTACACCTTCCCGGGCGCGGTGCGCGTCGGCTCCAACCCGGCGGGGCAGCGCGTGCAGGCGGTGCCGTATCTCGCCGCGACCTCGGATGGGCGCGTCTACCTCGTCTACTACGGCGACAACCCCGCGACCGGGGAGCGCGAGCTGCGATTCAACCGCTCCCTCGACTTCGGGGTGACGTGGTCGCCGCTCGACACGATCCTCGACTCCTGGCCCCAGACCCCGGGATACGTCGTGCCGAGCTTCGACTACCCCAACGTGCAGCTCGTCTCGCCGGGCGCCGGCGCCGTCTACGTCGCCTGGTCGGACAACGTGAACGTCTTTCTGGCCCGCTCGTTCGACGGCGGCGCGACGTTCAGCACCGCCGACGTCGACCAGGACGCGCGGGGGTACAACCGCCACCCGGCGCTGTGCGCGCAGGGGAACCAGATCGTCCTCGCGATCATGGCCCCCAAGGTCGCCTTCGACTACTTCAGCGTCTGGGGGACGGTCAGTACGAACCAGGGAGCCTCGTGGAGCTCCCTCGCGCAGCTGCGCTCGGAGTCGACCGCGGAGCGCGGGGTCCTCCCCGTCGTCGCCTGCGACGGGTCGAACAAGGCCGCCGTCGTCTGGATGGACCGGCGCGACGGCGCGTCGTACGTGTTGCGCTCGAACCGGTGGACCGGGTCGGCGTGGGGAGGCGACGTCGCGGTGAGCGGCCCCGCGGGGGTGCAGCACTTCTACCCGCGTATCGCCTACGCGGGAGCGACGAAGCCGATCGTGGTCTACCAGGACCTCAACGGCTCGGTCTACGCGTCCCGCTCCTCGGATTCCGGGGCGAGCTTCCCGGCCTACGTCCGACTCGACGCGACGGCTCCGGATCCCGCGCAGGTCTCGGACACGCCCCGGATCGCCTCCGACGGCAACGACGCCTGGACCTTCTGGATCGAGCGGAGCGCCGGAGAACGCTCGGTCGTCGCGCGCGTGACCCGAGACGGCGGCGTGAACTTCGACGCGGTGCGGCGGATCGACCGGGAGACGCCGCAGGGGGCCTTCTACAACGGGTACTACGTCATCAACGCCGCGCCGGCGGCGGTCGCCGACGCGGGATTCCTGGCGTGGGCGGGGGTCCGCGGGGACGGTCGGCGGGACGTCCTGGTGAACGTCGTCGACCTCGACGACGCCGATCGGGACGGGGCCGCGACCGCCACGGACTGCGACGACTCCGACCCCGCGTCTCGCGCGGTGCCGTCGGAGGTGGCGGCGCTGGCCCTTTCCAAGGTCGGCTCCACGACGCGTCTGAACTGGACGTCGCAGGACGGGTCCGCGGGAGCGGGGACCTCCTACGAGGTCAAGTCCGGGTCGATCGCGCAACTGCGAGGCACCGGCGGCTTTGCGGACGCGGTCTGCGTGGGCGCGGCCGTCGCCGATCCGCCCTTTGACGACCCGCGCGACCCGCCGGCCGTGGGCGCCGGTTACTACTACCTCCTGCGGGCTCGGAACGGCTGCGGGACGGGGACGTTCGGCGACTCGGGAAGGAGCCCCGATCCGCGCGACGGCCTCGACGCGGGGGCGGCGTGCCCGTGAGGGCCCGCGCGGGGGCGGTCCCCGGGCCGTTTCTTCGTTGACTTGACCGGCTGCCCGCCGCGCGGCTAGCGTGCCCGCCGTCATGCTGACCGTAGGAGGGGAGGCGCCCACCCCGGTACTGGATCGGGCGTCCGAGGCGGCGCCCCGACGGAGTTGGCGCACGTGGCTGTTCGGCCGACCGCTTCCCAACGCGGCGGCCGAACACGAGTCCGTCAACAAGACGGTCGGCCTCGCGGTCTTCTCCTCCGACGCCCTCTCGTCCACCGCCTACGCGACCCAGGAGATCCTCATCATCCTGGCCGCCGCGGGGTCCGCCGCCCTCGCGTTCTCCTTCCCCATCGCGATCGCCATCGCCGGGCTGATGGCGATCGTCACCGTGTCGTATCGGCAGACGATCTACGCCTATCCGGACGGAGGCGGGGCCTACACCGTCTCCCGCGACAACCTCGGGGAGTTCCCGGCGCAGATCGCGAGCGCGGCGCTCCTCACCGACTACATCCTCACGGTCGCCGTGTCGATGTCGTCGGGGGTCGCGCAACTCGCGTCGGCGTTCCCGCCGCTGCAGGAACACAAGGTGCTCGTCGCCGTGATCTTCGTCGCCGCCGTGACGGTGATCAACCTGCGCGGCGTGCGCGAGTCGGGGGCGATCTTCGCGATCCCCACCTACGCGTTCGTCTTCGCGATGACGACGACCGTCGGGCTCGGGCTCTGGCGCGCGTTCTCGGGAACGCTCGCTTCCGTCGAGAATCCGCCGCCGCTTCAGTTCCACGGGGAGCACACGGCGATCACGGCGTTCCTGATCCTGCACGCGTTCTCGAGCGGGACCGCCGCCCTCACGGGGATCGAGGCCATCTCGAACGGCATCACCGCGTTCCGGAAGCCTCGCAGCCACAACGCGGCGATCACGCTCCTGTGGATGTCGACGATCCTGGGGACGTTGTTCCTCGGCATCACCTACCTCGCGCGCTCGATCGGCGCCGTCCCCTCCGAGACCGAGACCGTGATCTCCCAACTCGCGCGGACCGTGCTCGGCGGGTCGGGGCTTCCCTACCTGTTCGCGATCGCGACGACGACGCTGATCCTGATCATGGCGGCGAACACCGCGTTCAACGGCTTCCCGAGACTCTCCGCGCTGCAGGCGGCCGACGGGTACCTCCCCAAGCAGCTCACCTACCGCGGGAGCCGGCTCGTCTTCTCGCGGGGGATCATCGTCCTCGCCTTGACCGCGTCGCTACTGATCTGGGCGTTCGACGCGAGCGTCACCGCCCTCATCCCGCTCTACGCCATCGGGGTCTTCCTCTCCTTCACGCTTTCGCAGGTCGGGATGACGCGCAGGCTCTGGAAGTCCGGCCGCCTCGCCCCCGGCGAGACGCGCGCGGAGCGGGGCTCGACCCTGGAGCACGATCCCGGCTGGCGCCTCAAGCTGGCGATCAACGCCTTCGGCGCGACCTGCACCGCGACCGTGACGATCGTCTTCGCGGTGACGAAGTTCCGGGACGGCGCATGGATCGTGATCGTCCTGATCCCGCTCCTCATCGGGGTCTTCTACGCGATTCACCGGCATTACCGCGACCTCGCGGGACGCCTCGCGCTCGACCCGTTCGGCTCGCCCCCGCGCGTCGCGCGACACCGCGTCATCGTCCCGGTGAGCTCGGTCCACCGCGGCACGGTCGCCGCGCTGCGGTACGCCCGGGCCCTCTCGGACGACATCACCGCGGTGCACGTGACCTCCGACGCCGAATCGCTCGAGCGTTTCCGCGGCGACTGGTCGCGGTGGGGGGACGGCGTGCGCCTGGTCGTCCTCGACTCGCCTTACCGCCTGCTGATCGAGCCGCTGCTCGACTACGTCCGCACGGTCACCGCGTGCATGCGGCCCAACGAGGTCCTCACGATCGTCGTGCCGCAGTTCGTGCCGCGACGCCGGTGGCACAACCTGCTGCACGCGCAGACCGCCGCGTTCCTGCGCCTGGCCCTGATGTTCCGGCGCGGGATCGTCATCACGAGCGTTCCCTACCACGTCCGCGAGGATCGGGAGCGCGACCGAGGTTCGGCATGAAGATCGTCGTCGTCGGCTGCGGCCGCGCGGGGGCGGAGCTCGCGGTGCGCATGTCGCGCAGCGGGCACGAGGTCACGGTGATCGACGGGTCGGGGATGGCGTTCGCCAACCTCCCTCCGGAGTTCCGCGGCCGCACGATCCAGGGGGACGCCCTCGCGGAGGGGACGCTCGCGTCGGCGGGGGCGGGACAGGCGGACGGCCTGGCGGCCGTCACCGCCTCCGACGCGGTCAACGCCGTCGTCGCCCACGCCGCCCGCGCGATCTTCGGGGTGAAACGCGTCGTCGTCCGCAGCTACGCGCCCAGCCGCGAGTCGATCCACGAGGCTTTCGGCCACCACGCCATCAGCTCGACGATGTGGGGCGCGCAGCGCCTCGAGGAACGCCTCGAGGACGAGGTGGGCGAGAGCGAGGCCTCGCTCGGCTCGGGGGAGGTCCGCGTCTGGCGCGTGGCGATCCCCGACGGGGCTCCGGCGAGGACGCTCCCGCTGCGCGGCGACGGATACGCGATCGTCGCCCTCACGCGCAAGGGCTCGACGTCGATCCCCGCCGACGCGGTCGACGCGGTCGCCGGCGACGTCCTCCACGTCGCGTGCGCCCCCGACCGCCTGGGTGCGGCGCGCCGCTCCCTAGCCGGCGAAGGGGGGCGTTGACATGCTGGTCGTGATCGCCGGAGGGGGCCGGACCGGCGCGACCCTCGCCGCGGTGCTCCTCCACCAGGGACACGACGTCCGCGTGGTCGAGCATCGTGCCGACGTCCTGGCGCACCTTCACCGCGAGCTCCCCACCGAGAAGATCGTCCAGGGGAGCGCCTTCAACCCCGAGGTCCTCGTCAACGCCGACATCGCGAAGGCCGACGGGATCGCGGCGTGCCTTCCGGACGACGCGGACAACCTCGCGGTGTGTTTCCTCGCCCGCACGCGCTTCGCGGTGCCGCGCACGATCGCGTGCATCAACAACCCGCGCTGCGCGTGGCTGTTCTCGGCGACCTTCCAGGTGGACGTCGCGCTCAATCAGGCCCAGATCCTCGCGAGCCTGATCCAGGAGGAGGTGTCGCTGGGCGACATGATGACCCTCCTGAAGATCCGTCGCGGGAAGTACTCCCTCGTGGAGGAGAAGATTCCGAAGGGCGCCCCCGCCGACGGCATGGCGATCAAGGACCTCCCCCTCCCGCCCGGCGCCGTCATCGCGGCGGTGCTGCGTCGGGGGGAGATGGTGATCCCGCGCGGCGCGGTCGTGCTCGAGGCCGACGACGAGATCCTCGCGATCTGCGACGCCGAGGCCGCGCGCCAGCTCGCCGTGCTCTTCGGGGCCAAGCCGGCCCGACCGTCGGCGTGATCGAAGTCTCGCTGGAGGTCCCGCTCGCGGCGTTCGAGCTCCGGGTCGAGTTGTCCACTCCCGCGAAGGCGATCGGGGTCTTCGGTCCTTCGGGCGCGGGGAAGACCTCGCTCGTCGAGGCGATCGCGGGGCTCAGGCGCGAAACGAGGGGCCGGATCGCCGTCGAGGGGAACGTCTGGCAGGACGACGCGAAGAGGATCTTCGTTCCGCCGGAGACGCGAGGCTCCGGGTACGTCCCACAGGACGTGGCGCTGTTCCCGCACCTCGACGTGAAGGGGAACCTCCTCGCCTCGACGCGCGCGACGCCGGACGGCCTTTTCGACACCGTCGTCGGAACGCTCGAGCTCGCCCCGCTCCTGGCGCGCGACGTGAAAGACCTGTCGGGGGGCGAGCGGCGTCGCGTGGCCCTCGGCCGCGCGTTGTGCTCGCGGCCGAAGCTGCTCCTGCTCGACGAGCCCCTCGCGGGTCTCGACGCCTCGCTTCACGGCCGCGTGGTCGCGTTCCTGCGCCGGGTCCTCGAGACGTTCCCCGTCCCGATGCTCCTCGTTTCCCACGACCCCGCGACCGTGCAGGCGTTGTGCGAGACGCTGATCGTGATCGAGCGGGGACGCGTGCGGGCGCACGGCACGCCGCGGGAGGTGCTGGCGTCGCCGTCGGTCTTCCCGCTCGCGCTCGCGGAGGGGTTCCGCAACCTCGTCCCGTGCCGCCCCGTCTCACGATCGGGCGGTCAGGCGGTCGTCCGACTGGGAGAGACGGGGGAGGGCCCGGAGATCCACGTCCTCGGCGAAGACCTTCCCGAGGAGCCGCGCCTGCTGGGGCTCCGCGCGACCGACATCCTCCTCGCGATCGAGGCGCCGCGCGGGCTCTCGGCCCGGAACGTCCTGCCCGCGGTTGTGGTCGCGATCGACGCCGTGGGAGGCGCTCGCCTCTGCCGCTGCGCCGTGCCGGGGACCTCGGTCGAGATCGCCGCGGAGCTGACCCCCGAGGCATGCGACGAGCTGGGGCTCGCCCCCGGGAAAGCGGTGCACCTCGTCGCGAAATCGGCGGCATGTACGGTGTGGTGACCGTACAAATCCCCGACCGATCCGACTTCGGGGGGGTATCTGTGCGTCTTCGCCCGACCTTCGCGCTGGTGTGCTGCGTTCTCTTCGTTTCCGGCTGCGTCTCGAGCCTTCGGCCTCCCTCGACGCGGCCCCCCGCCGCGGCGGTGAAGGAGGAGAAGAAGAAAGGGCCTCCGCCCCGCCGGGACGACCTCGGCCCGGGGGTCAAGCAGCGCAGCCCGCAACCCGACGCCCTTCCGGGGGCCGACGCGCGGGTGAACCAGGACTCCTCCGGCCAGAACCAGAACGAGACCTCGGTCGCGGTGAGCCCGGCGGACCCGAACCGCGTGGTCGGCGCGTGGAACGACTACTTCATCCGGACGCCGGGGCAGAACACCGTCATCGGCTACGGATGGACCACCGACGGCGGCCAGACCTGGCAGTCCGACCGGATCAATTTCTCCACGATCCCCTCGACGACTTCCACCGGCGACCCCGTGATCGTGGCGGACTCGATCGGCACCTTCTACATGGGCATCCTCGCTTACAGCGGGTCGGGAGCCGGGATCCTGGTCGCCCGCTCGACCGACGGCGGCGTGACCTTCGCCGAGCCGGTGCGCCTGGACAACGGCGGCGACAAGGAATACCTCGCCGTCGACTACCGGAACGACCACGCCTACACGGTCTGGGAGAACACGGGCTCCCTCGGAAACCAGGGGATCTACGTCTCCAAGACCACCGACCGCGGCCTGAGCTGGTCGACGCGGCGGCAGATCTCGACGAACAACGGCGGCACGAACAACGGCGCGACGCCGTCGATCGGGCCCAACGGGGAGGTCTACGTCGTCTGGTCGAACTTCGGGAACACGGTCTGGTTCCAGCGCTCCCTCGACGGCGGGACGACTTGGCTCCCCGCCGACAAGGTGATCCGCAACGACGTGAACCCGCCGCCGTCCCCGCTCAACGGCGGCTTCCGCAACCCCCCGATCGCCTCGAGCGCGTGCGACGCCACGACGGGGCCGTGGTCGGGGCGGATCTACGCGGTGTGGGGCGACGACCGGTTCGGCGACCCCGACGTGCTGCTTTCGTGGTCGTCGGACCAGGGAAACACGTGGAGCGCGCCGATCCGCGTCAACGACGACGTGGTCGGCAACGGCGCCGACCAGTTCTTCCCGTGGGTGCACGTGGACGAGAACGGGACGGTCTTCGTGACCTTCCTCGACCGTCGTGAGGACCCGGCGAACTTCCTGATCTCGACGTGGCTTGCGACCTCGACGGACGGCGGGCAGACCTTCGGGCCGAACATCAGGATGTCCGACGGCAACTACGGTCCGACCGGGTTCGGCTTCCTCGGCGACTACATCGGCTCCTCCACGGGAGGCGGGAAGATCTTCCCGCTCTGGCCCGACGGCCGGAACGGCAACCCCGACGTCTTCTCCGTCGCGGTCGACACCGTCGATTTCGACAAGGACGGGATCCTCAACGACGGAAGCAACGACGGGCAATACGCGAACCTGCGCTGCTCGGCGGGGCAGACCGTCCTCTGCGACGACAACTGTCCCGGTTCACCCAACCCCACGCAGGTCGACGGCGACGGGGACCTCGTCGGCGACGCGTGCGACAACTGCCCGCTCGTGTCGAACACGAACCAGTTCGACTCCGACCAGGACGCCTTCGGCGACGTCTGCGACGCCTGTCCGGGAGTGATCGGCGGCGACGCGAGCGATCCCGATCTCGACGGAAAGGGGAACTGCGTCGACAACTGCCCGAACGTCCCGAACGGCGACCAGCTCAACACCGACGGCGACGCTCTCGGCGACCTCTGCGATCCGTGCCCGCTGACGGCGGCCAACGACCTCGACGGCGACACCGTCTGCGGGAACGTGGACAACTGCGCCGCGGTCTTCAACCCCGCGCAGGCCGACAGCGACCTCGACGGCCGCGGCGACCTTTGCGACGTCTGTCCATCCACCGCGGACGCGGCGCAGACCGACAGCGACGGCGACGGACGCGGCGACGCGTGCGATTGCCAACCTTCCGACCCCGGCGACCGGCGGCCCGCCGAGGTCGCGATCCTCAATGCGACGCGGGGAGGCGCGGGGGAGACCCAGCTCTCGTGGACCACCGCGGCCGCCGCCGACCGCTACCAGGTCACGCGCGGGATCCTCCGATCGTTCACGGGGGGCGACTACGGTCCCTGCCTGGCGCAGGGGATCGCCGGTACCGCGACGGAGGACGCGTCGGTCCCCGCCGCGGGGGAGGGATTCTTCTATCTCGTCGCCGGGCAGAACTTCGACTGCGGCACGGGGCCGCTCGGCACGACCTCCGAGGAGAGCGAGCGCTCGAACTCGAACCCGGGTTCGTGTTCCGGGGTCGCGGTCATCGACCGGTTCCCGACTTCGGAAACGGCCGTCGCCGGGACCGTGACCGGGACGTTCAACGACCTCGCGACCTCGAACAACGTGCGCGAGGCGATCCAGGAAACGGTTTCACAGGGTGGGAACCCGGGATCCCGGTTCACCTTCCTCGAGCACCGGTGGACGATCTCCGTCGCCGCCGGATCCGCGGTCGAGCTGCACGTCGAGGGGTCCCGGACGGCTGCGGGGGACGGCGACAACTTCCGCTTCGAGTGGTCCACCGACGGGACCAACTGGACGGATTCGGGGCTTCCCAGTCTCCCGACCTCCGAGAGCAGCGACGCCCAGGTGGCACTCCCGGCTTCCGTCGCCGGGGTGACGGTCGAGATCCGGGTCGTCGACACGGTCCGCTCCGCCGGATCCCTGAACCTCGACACGGTATCGGTCGACCAAATGTGGATCCGAACCGTTCCCTGACGCTTGACGTAGCGCAAAGGCCGGATTCTCCCGAGCCTCCTAGACTCCGCCACCGCCCCGGGTACCCCGGGTCGGCGTTCGGCGGGGCACACGGCCGTCTCGTCGCCGGGCCGGGCAGGAACCAGACACGACGGCCGGGGAACTGGAAATGCTCAAGAAGACCCTTTGGATCGCTCTGATCGCGCTCGTCGTGTTCGCCCCGACCCTCGCGGACGCCGGTGACTGGAAGCTCCGCGGCCGCGTCATCAACGTGGCGCCGACCGACGAGAGCGAGTCGGTGGACGACGCCGGCGGGACGATCGAAGCCGATTCCGCCACGACGGTCGAAGTCGACGTCACGTACATGTTCAGCGAGAAGTGGGGCCTCGAGGTGATCGCCGCGATGCCGTCGCACGACGTCATCGGGAAGGGCGGCGACGTCGACGGCTTCAACTACGGCACCGCCGACCTGATCCCCCCGTGCTTCACCGCCCAGTACTTCTTCGGCAAGGGGGCCTTCAAGCCGTACATCGGCGCCGGGCTCAACTACACCTTCTTCAGCTTCGACGAGTCCCAGGCGGTGAAGGACGCCGGGCTCGAGATCGACCTCGACGACAGCATCGGGTTCGTCGCCAACGCCGGAATCGACTGGAACCTCGGGAAGGGGAACTGGCTCCTGAACTTCGACGTCAAGTACGTCGACCTCTCCACCGACGCGACCCTCAAGGCCGGGGGTGTGGAAGTCGGCACGATCGACGTGGGGATCACTCCCTGGATCGTCGGCGTCGGCGTCGGCTACAAGTTCTGATTCGGACGGGTTCGAAGAACGCCCGCGGCGGGGCAACCTGCCGCGGGCGTTTTCTTATCCCCTGGACGCACCCCGCGAGGCCAGCTTGACGAGGTGCGCGGCGACCACGTTGCGCTGGATCTGGTTCGTCCCTTCGTAGATCTGCGTGATCTTCGCGTCGCGCATCATCTTCTCGACCGGATAGTCCTTCATGTAGCCGTACCCGCCGAAGACCTGGACGGCGTCGGTCGTGACCTTCATCGCGACGTCCGAGGCGAAGACCTTCGCGGCGGCGGAGAGGTGCGCGATCTCCTGCGCCTCGCCGCGGTCGATCCGATGGGCGACGTGGTAGACGAGCGAGCGCGCCGCCTCGATCTGGATCGACATGTCCGCGAGCATCCACTGCAGCCCCTGGAACTGCAGGATGGACTTCCCGAACTGCCGGCGGGTCTGGACGTAGGCGAGCGCCTCGTCGAGCGCGCCCTCCGCGATCCCCACCGCCTGCGCGGCGACGCCCGGGCGGGAGAGGTCGAAGGTCTTCATCGCGACGAAGAACCCCATCCCTTCCTTCCCGAGCTGATTCTCGGCGGGGACGCGGCAGTTCTCGAAGATCAGCTCTCGGGTGGCGCTCGCGTGGATCCCGAGCTTGTGCTCGGTGCGCCCGAACGAGAAGCCGGGGGTTCCCTTCTCGACGATGAACGCGGTGGCGCCGCGCACGCCCCGATCGGGGTTCGTCAGCGCGACGATGCTGTAGATCTCCGCCTCTCCGGCGTTGGTGATGAAGACCTTGGCGCCGTCGAGCACGAAGTGGCCGCCGTCGCGCCGCGCGGTGGTGCGGATCGACGAGGCGTCCGATCCCGCCTGGGGCTCGGTGAGCCCGAAGGCGGCGAGGCGTCTTCCCGAGGCGATGTCGGGGAGGAATCGGCGTTTCTGCTCCTCGTTCCCGAACACGACGATCGGAAGCGTCCCCAGCGCGGTCCCCGCGTACGCGAGGGCGATCCCGGCGCACGCGCGCGAGATCTCCTCGGTCACGAGGCACATGTCGACGATGCCGTGGCCCGACTCGACCAGGCCGTCGTATTCGGCGGGGATGAAGACGCGGAACAGGTCGGCCTGGGCGAGCTCGCGGACGATGTCCCAGGGGAAGACGTTCTCCTCGTCGTATCTCGCCCGGACCGGCTTGACCTTCTCCCGGGCGATCCGGCGCGCCAGCTCCTGCATGGCGCTCTGCTGCTCGTTCAAAAGGAAGTCCATGACGCCTCCGGAACTCGGCGCATCGTAGGGCGCGCCGAAGCCGACGGCCCGCGTCATTCGTTAAGCAGGACGCCCAGACGGCTCTCCACCGTCGCATCGTGGATCGCGCGGAAATCGACGATGTCGAGCGCCACGGGAACGACCTTCGCGAAGGCGCGACGATGCTCCGCCCAGGCGTCGAGCAGGGCCTGACCGGCGGGGGAGCCGGTGTGGAAGACGTGTTGGCGCAGCAGGCGCAAGAGCAGCGCCTCGTCCGCCGGGCCCGGGGTGTCGACGCGCACGAAGTCCGGGTTCACGCGGGAGGTGATCGAGCCTCCGGGGTCGAAGACGTAGGCCACCCCGCCGGTCATCCCCGCGCCGAAGTTCGTGCCCACGGTTCCGAGGACGACCACGGTCCCGCGGGTCATGTATTCGCAGCCGTGGTGGCCGATTCCCTCGACGACGGCGGTCGCGCCGCTGTTGCGCACGGCGAAGCGTTCTCCGGCGCGCCCCGCGACGAACAGCGTGCCCCCCGTCGCACCGTAGAGGGCGACGTTGCCGAGCACGGTCTGCGCGATTCCGGTCTCGCGCACCTCGCGCGGCATCCGCACCGAGATCAGCCCACCGCTCATCCCCTTGCCGACGTAGTCGTTCGCCACCCCGCGCAGCCGGAGCTCGACCCCCTCGACCAGGAACGCGCCGAAGCTCTGTCCCGCCGCCCCGCGGAGCCTGAGCTGCACGTTGCCGCGGAACCCGCCCCGTCCGTAGAGGAACGCGAGCTCTCCCGAAAGCCGTGCTCCGACCGAGCGGTCGGTGTTGCGGATCGCGCGATGCGCGACCGCCTGGCCGTGCGTCACGATCTCCCGGCGCACCTCGTCGATCACGTCGTCGTCGAGGGTGCGCGCGCGCTCGGACGGCGCGCCCGAGGGGCGCGGGCGCCCGAGCGGCAGGCCTCGTCCCGCTCCGGCGTCGAGGATCGCGGAGAGGTCGACTCCGCGCTCGGCGACGAGGGCGTCGTGCCGCGGGTCGAGGACGAGGCGGTCGTTGCGCCCGACCGCCTCGT
This portion of the Candidatus Polarisedimenticolaceae bacterium genome encodes:
- a CDS encoding sialidase family protein, translated to MRSLLWACTALAVSCTVTTAGERAKPDLRTFPEELEKFLLRQLQLEGLDGASAVRALPAARTEGTIAGAGLAEVPSAEIALDLTLATQGAFDRQAVVLGRPGTPVCVVEIEDHRLRSLRSFDGGATFAPAVDVSGGAGAGAVVELAAALASDGKVYAAWSFADPAGDRGLRFARSSDGCQSWSSPTELVAGGSAALGVTLPAVATGASGRVAVAFVGRNGFAAYVAASADSGATWSGPVRVDAGSGASSYAVTGIDVAIDAASHRILAAFAQNRGTTSSIWQTRSTDGGATFAAEQNLDAITANKAGSDLPNVEVVANGVVLIAYWDDIGNNSVFVARSEDGGGTYSAAWDDPAGSSARKPPLVLAYDPAASTIQLAFAYNNSLWHTRSTDDGATFDVLAVLSSTADADPRGSRPAPPPAIARTESGTWVLAWSDTRSDAYADTRSDVYVRRSTDGGATWQADLRADTDAAGAAGSQLSGVAATGGDAFFAGWIDRRNGSGRDEDLYANRWAGAFGSDYRIDTDAATASAAVLGDPVVATDGANGVYVAFTAKGNGHEYDVWVARSNDGGYTFPGAVRVGSNPAGQRVQAVPYLAATSDGRVYLVYYGDNPATGERELRFNRSLDFGVTWSPLDTILDSWPQTPGYVVPSFDYPNVQLVSPGAGAVYVAWSDNVNVFLARSFDGGATFSTADVDQDARGYNRHPALCAQGNQIVLAIMAPKVAFDYFSVWGTVSTNQGASWSSLAQLRSESTAERGVLPVVACDGSNKAAVVWMDRRDGASYVLRSNRWTGSAWGGDVAVSGPAGVQHFYPRIAYAGATKPIVVYQDLNGSVYASRSSDSGASFPAYVRLDATAPDPAQVSDTPRIASDGNDAWTFWIERSAGERSVVARVTRDGGVNFDAVRRIDRETPQGAFYNGYYVINAAPAAVADAGFLAWAGVRGDGRRDVLVNVVDLDDADRDGAATATDCDDSDPASRAVPSEVAALALSKVGSTTRLNWTSQDGSAGAGTSYEVKSGSIAQLRGTGGFADAVCVGAAVADPPFDDPRDPPAVGAGYYYLLRARNGCGTGTFGDSGRSPDPRDGLDAGAACP
- a CDS encoding APC family permease; the protein is MLTVGGEAPTPVLDRASEAAPRRSWRTWLFGRPLPNAAAEHESVNKTVGLAVFSSDALSSTAYATQEILIILAAAGSAALAFSFPIAIAIAGLMAIVTVSYRQTIYAYPDGGGAYTVSRDNLGEFPAQIASAALLTDYILTVAVSMSSGVAQLASAFPPLQEHKVLVAVIFVAAVTVINLRGVRESGAIFAIPTYAFVFAMTTTVGLGLWRAFSGTLASVENPPPLQFHGEHTAITAFLILHAFSSGTAALTGIEAISNGITAFRKPRSHNAAITLLWMSTILGTLFLGITYLARSIGAVPSETETVISQLARTVLGGSGLPYLFAIATTTLILIMAANTAFNGFPRLSALQAADGYLPKQLTYRGSRLVFSRGIIVLALTASLLIWAFDASVTALIPLYAIGVFLSFTLSQVGMTRRLWKSGRLAPGETRAERGSTLEHDPGWRLKLAINAFGATCTATVTIVFAVTKFRDGAWIVIVLIPLLIGVFYAIHRHYRDLAGRLALDPFGSPPRVARHRVIVPVSSVHRGTVAALRYARALSDDITAVHVTSDAESLERFRGDWSRWGDGVRLVVLDSPYRLLIEPLLDYVRTVTACMRPNEVLTIVVPQFVPRRRWHNLLHAQTAAFLRLALMFRRGIVITSVPYHVREDRERDRGSA
- a CDS encoding NAD-binding protein yields the protein MKIVVVGCGRAGAELAVRMSRSGHEVTVIDGSGMAFANLPPEFRGRTIQGDALAEGTLASAGAGQADGLAAVTASDAVNAVVAHAARAIFGVKRVVVRSYAPSRESIHEAFGHHAISSTMWGAQRLEERLEDEVGESEASLGSGEVRVWRVAIPDGAPARTLPLRGDGYAIVALTRKGSTSIPADAVDAVAGDVLHVACAPDRLGAARRSLAGEGGR
- a CDS encoding TrkA family potassium uptake protein is translated as MLVVIAGGGRTGATLAAVLLHQGHDVRVVEHRADVLAHLHRELPTEKIVQGSAFNPEVLVNADIAKADGIAACLPDDADNLAVCFLARTRFAVPRTIACINNPRCAWLFSATFQVDVALNQAQILASLIQEEVSLGDMMTLLKIRRGKYSLVEEKIPKGAPADGMAIKDLPLPPGAVIAAVLRRGEMVIPRGAVVLEADDEILAICDAEAARQLAVLFGAKPARPSA